In the genome of Candidatus Bathyarchaeum sp., one region contains:
- a CDS encoding ribbon-helix-helix domain-containing protein, with amino-acid sequence MKLITLHLPEPYIQALDNLVDEKYYPNRAEAIRTAVRDLLSIEAWGRNRSG; translated from the coding sequence ATGAAACTAATTACACTACACTTACCTGAACCTTACATCCAAGCACTTGATAACCTTGTCGATGAAAAATATTATCCAAACCGTGCTGAAGCAATACGCACAGCAGTCAGAGACTTACTCAGCATAGAAGCATGGGGGCGCAACCGCAGTGGTTAG
- a CDS encoding PHP domain-containing protein, with the protein MGLKIDFHVHTCYSKDSTITLEQVICFAKKRGLDGVAITDHNTVEGALKLKSKEILIIPGIEVSTLQGHVLGINVTTPIPAKLSMEQTIQKIHEAGGIAIAAHPTAFYKSPASRKVTCYDAVEVMNAASFPFPVLTHYSKKFAEKLKLPQTGGSDSHYAPEIGSAYTIVDADPKADEIAKAIIRGATIPVGKGIPLKVWMKRSISRLKKKN; encoded by the coding sequence GACTGAAAATCGATTTTCACGTTCATACTTGTTATTCCAAAGATTCCACCATCACCCTTGAGCAGGTGATTTGTTTTGCCAAAAAAAGAGGTTTGGACGGGGTTGCGATAACTGACCACAACACGGTTGAAGGTGCTCTTAAACTAAAATCTAAAGAAATTCTTATCATTCCAGGAATTGAAGTTTCCACCCTTCAAGGTCACGTGCTGGGAATCAATGTAACTACTCCCATACCTGCAAAATTGAGCATGGAGCAAACTATCCAAAAAATTCACGAAGCCGGAGGCATTGCCATAGCTGCTCATCCGACTGCTTTTTACAAGTCCCCTGCATCCCGAAAAGTAACCTGCTATGATGCAGTTGAGGTAATGAATGCGGCTTCGTTTCCATTTCCTGTTTTGACTCACTACAGCAAAAAATTTGCTGAAAAACTGAAGCTTCCTCAAACTGGAGGAAGCGATTCTCATTATGCCCCCGAGATCGGTTCAGCCTACACAATTGTGGACGCAGACCCAAAAGCAGATGAAATTGCTAAGGCAATAATTCGTGGCGCCACAATCCCTGTGGGAAAGGGCATACCCTTGAAGGTTTGGATGAAAAGGTCGATTTCTAGGTTAAAAAAGAAAAACTGA